From the Marinobacter sp. es.048 genome, the window TTTGAAGAAGCGTAAGCGTATGTTGTCTGTCAGACCAGATTTTAAGGAGTAGCTATGTTTCGGATTCACGTTGAACAGATTATTGGCAAGGACATCGAGACAGTCTTTGAGGCCATCTCCGACCACGCTCGCTATGATCGGTTTCCAGGGGTTGGCAAGTCTCTACTGATCGAGGAAGGTAGAGACGAGAAAAATGGCACTGGCGCCCTTCGGATTATCGGAGCCGGCCGGCTTGAGCTGACCGAGCGCATTACTAAGTTTGAACGGCCAAACAGGATGCACTATCGCATCGAACAATCGAGCCCCTTCTCTGTCCAGCACACAAAGGGGGAAATTGTTTTAATGCCCGAGGGGGAACAGACCCGGGTGACCTGGATTTCAGAAGGGCACGTGCAGGTACCGCTGCTTGGCCGGGTAATGGACCGATTGGCTGAGCGCAGTTTCTCGAAAGCCTTCAGATCTCTGCTAAGGGCCATTGAGCGGCTTTAAGGCGCTCTACAACTCAGCCGAGATCGAAAAGGTGCTAGGTTGGGATCTGCCTGCTGCGGAGTGCATATTTCAGATCCGCGATCTCATTCCTCAATCACGTCCCGTTCGAATCGGCCAAGCACTACCACAATGATTAGTGCCAACACGGTTACCATGCTGGCAAGAACCAGAGTGCCCAGACCACAGGCGACCCCGATGGCTCCGGAAATCCAGATAGAGGCACCGGTGGTGATGCCCTGAACGCTGCCCCGGCCTTGAATAATGCAACCGGCACCGAGGAAACCGATCCCGCCGATCACACCTTCAACGATCCGCGAAGGATCGATACGTGCAGAGGGGTCGCCTTCTGCCGTTGTCATCAGGATGTGAAGGCCAATCAGAATGAATGCGGCAGCACCCACTGAAACAAGCATGTGAGAGCGCAACCCTGCGGGTTTGCCGCGCAGTTCCCGCTCAAGCCCCAGAAGTAGTGCCAGTCCTGCAGCCATCAACAGACGGACGAAAATGTCCATTGCCGGGATTTCGCTCTCGAACATGCTTGATCTCCTGCGGACAATCCAACTCAGTGTTCGCGGCCCGGTCAGCCGCTAGACTTTTGGTCCTTTGCCGCGAAAGACGTTCACAACCAGTGACACGACCAGCAGTGCCAGGAAGATGAAGAACAGGATCTTCGCAAAGCCGGCGGCCGTTCCTGCGATACCTCCAAAACCCAGAACGCCGGCAATGATCGCAATTACCAGACAGACGATAGCCCAATAGAGCATTTCCTATCCTCCTTTTTAGAGCCGTCTTTAAAACATGGCACGCGGATGCTTTATGCGCAAATTTCAGACGTGCTTGTGAAAGGATAGTAACGGGGCATCCATTAGAGCTCGACAAACCGCGGCACAACCATGAGCCCGACACCCACTGCCAGCATTTCCCAGGCGCTGCTGGCCAGGTACGGATACAAGATCAGGGCAATACCGCAGTATCGCGTGACGATGGTTTTCCTGCGCCGACCATACATGAAATATCCGAAACCGATGCAGCCGAACAGCAGTGCCAGGAAGATGTCAGCGGTTTCCATGCGATGAAGGCCTCCGTTGCGTTTGCTCGCAAAGACCTATGGTAGCTCAGGCCGAACTGATGCAGGGGAGGTACATGATCTCCAGGGAGCGAACAATTTTTAGCCACTTCAGGTATAATGGCCGGCCAATGATGTTAATCAAGCCATCCTGACCTGGATACTACTATGAGCAAGAAACCCGAGAAAGTAACCCTGACGTCTGCCGCGATTGAAGAACAAACCGCCGCCTTTTTGAAAGCGGGCGGATCTGTTGAATATGTCGGCAAGGGCAAAAGCGGACAAGTTGCCACCACGGGTTCAAAGCAGATCAGCCTGAAAAAGTAACGTCTATCTCAGTGGCGAGGATTGCTCTGTTCGGGAGAAGACTCGTCATCTGAGGCGTTATCATTCGATGTGAGGTAGTAATCTTTCTCATCGAAAGTCTTTACATCAGGATCTTCAACGTAGTTTTTGCGTTTGCCCCGATATAGCCAGACGGCGATGATCGAGACAATAATCGCGAGTACAATCCACTTCATCTACATTTCCTCCGCAAGGTCATCGTTCTTATATTGAGGACCTTCCAGAGTGATCCGTCAATGTTAGTTGCACAGACGCTACACCCTGGGCCTACCGGCAGACCTGCACACTATCGCCCAGCGCCAGCTCGCAATGGTCTTGAGAGGTTTGGAAGGCCATTTGAGCAAAATGCCATTCGCGCCTTTACTTGATGTATGGACAGCAAAGGTGTCGTACAGATGATGGTGGAATCATTCGGTGCAGATTTGATTGAGCAGCTCCGTTGAAATCTTGGCGATGCCTTTCAGGCAGTGTCAGGCGAGAATCTCGACTGGGGTGCGCTGGTGGTTATTATTGCGCAGTTCGGGGTTTCGCCTGAGGTTCTCAAGGTCATGGCGAGGGCAGGTTTCATGGTGCTCGGTTTCTATGTCGTCTGGGTAGTTTTCCGGCGGCTGATCAAGGACGGCACTTCACGCTATCGAATGGATCCTTCCATCCGGCAACTGGTCCAGAATCTGTTTGCGGTTATCGCCGGTCTGGGCATCGTCGGTATTGCCGTCGGTTTTGCAGGTCGCTGGTATGGAGCCCCGTGTTTTGCTCAAGAGCCTCGGTGATTCGTCGGTGAACCTTGAAGTCAAAGTGTGGATAACGCCCGACAATCTGGATGTGCGGCCCAGAATCATGGCCGATATTCTGGAGCAGATGAAAGAAGCGCTGGATGCAGCCGGTATAGAGATTCCCTTCCCTCATTTGCAGCTGTTCATTGACGATGCAAAGGGACTTAAGCCGGTTCTCGAACCCCTCTACAGCAGGCGGGGATAAAACTGACTATCCCCGCAGGTTGACTTGGTGTCGCGCTTATTTTGGCGTATTTACGCTTCGGCCAGCTTCTTGAACCACTCCACGCCGAACCGAACCCCGAACCCTTGCACGTCCGTCGGGATGTGGGCCAGGCCGCCCTTGTGGGTGCCGGAGGACGCCATATCGACGTGTATCCACCCGATGTCTTTGTCCACGAAGCGCCCAAGCAGGCGTGCTGCGTATATGTGATCGCCAGGGCCTGCTGTTCGGCACTGCAGGGTGTCGGCAACTTTTGACTCCAGGTCTTCGTCGTAATCGTCTTCATAGGGGAACGGCCAGACTCGCTCACCGCATTTTTCTCCGGCCTCGATTATGGGCCCCACCCATTCACGGCGATTGGTCAGGGCACCGGCCATCCGTTGCCCCAGAGCGGCTACAACCGCGCCCGTCAGCGTTGCATAGTCAATGATTGCCCGAGGTTTACCCCGGGACACCAGTGCCAGAGTATCGGAAAGAACCATTCGTCCCTCCGCATCGGTGTTTATCAGTTCAATGGTCGTGCCATCGAGGGCCGTGATGACATCGTTGCACTTAACGGCGCGAGGCCCGATGTGGTTTTCGGCAAGCGCGAGCCAGCAATCTACCGGTTGCGACAGCTTGAGGCGGGTAATGGCCACAAAAGCGCCAAGCGCAACCGCGCTGCCCTGCATATCACCGTGCATGCCAAGCATGCTGCCACCGACCTTCAGGTTGCTTCCACCGGTGTCAAAACAGATCCCTTTGCCCACCAGGGCGAGAGGTTTGCCCTCGGCACCGTCGGGACGGTATTTCAGGTGTAGTATGCCTGCGTCCCTCACCGGGCTTGCTTCGACAACGGAGAGAAATGCCCCGGCTCCAAGCTTTTCCAGTTCGTCCCGGTCGTAAAAATGGTGCTCCCAGCCTTCCTTTTTTGCCAGGGACTCGGCCAACTCCCGATAAATGCCGGGAGTCAGGTAGTTGCCTGGTAAATGGGTCAGCCACCGGGCCAGGTTATTGCCTTCAGCTGTTGCTTCAACGTGCCCGAAGTCTGCATGTTGAAATCCAGTGCCGTAAAAGCGGATAGCCCCAAGCGTTTTCGGTGTCGGTGGGGTGCCCGAAATGCGAGGCAACTGGAACAGAGCTGCATGGACAGCCGCCAGTAGCGCCTCTGCCATAGTCCGAGCGGACGAATCATCATTTAAAAAAGAAATAACCGTGAGTTCTGAGGGTCGTTCTGCCAGTAATGGTCCAATCACTTTGCGGGCCAGAGTCAGGGCTTTGAAAGTCTGAATAGCTTCGGGCACAGAGACCGCCGCGGCGCGACCACCATGGGGTGTGGAGACATGCACCGGGTTTTCGGTTTCCGGGTACCTTGACAGCGTCTGGGTAAGAAAATCACCCCAGGGTGTCGATTCGATTGCGTCTCGATCAGCGTCGGGAAGCAGAATGACAATGCCCGTCGTGGGCTCAAAATCCCAGGATGCGGGGTTGCCTTCCGCGCTACTTATCAATATCTCTTGTAACTCCGGGAGTTCAGGCGTCATAGGAAGATTCCTTGAGAAGTTTTCGTACTCGTGGGCGGAGTATAGCTAGTTAAATAGCCTTTAAGGGTCTAGGTTAATCAGTATGGAAACTGAATTCCGCGTTTGGCTGGGACACTCCAGTCTGACGCATCGGGTTGTTGCCAATGCCCTGTGCGTTATTTTGAATACAAAGGTTTAACTTATGGCGATCACACCGGAATCCAAAATGTCGCAGGAAGTGCTGGCCTGGCGCGACCCTTCCATGGACTCGGTTCTCGGAACGGAAACACCCAAGGATCCAAGCAAGGGCTATATTGCCCTTCTTGGCTGGAGTATTAATGCGATCAAGGCGGCTCAGAAGTTTGATCGCCGCTATATCGTGGTGGCCCCGGATTGGGCTGCGGATTTTTGTACCGCCAACAATATACCTTTCATCGCCTGGGATTTTGTTCGCCTGAACGATCGCTCCATGGAAATCGCTGAAAAGCTGAAAGCCGAAGGCGTGGATGTCGCCGTCCCGCTGTTCGAGGAGACAGTTGAATGGTCCGGGGCGATCAATTCCGTGCTGCTCGACAATCCCCGTATGTATGGCCAGTCGATTCTGTTCCGGGACAAGGCGCTGATGAAGCGTCGCGCGCAGCTTGGCGGGATTCGTGTCGGGATCTTCGAAGAAGCTCATGAAAAAGAGGACATCATCCGATTCATGAAGCGGGTTAACCAGACGTTGCTCAAGCTTGACGGTGATCCTGACGACCCGATTCACGTGAAGGCATTCGACAAAGCGGGCTGCCTTGGCCACCGCATGATCCGGACACTGGAAGAGATCGAAATGATTCCGGATGAGGAATACCCGCTTCTCATGGAGAGTCACCTGGATGGCTGGGAGTTTGCGGTTGAAGCCTGGATCCACAATGGAAAGATCCAGTTCCTGAATATTTCAGAGTACGTCACCCTGGGCTATTCAGTATTTGTGCCCGCAACCAAGGAACTCGAAAGCTGGCGGGACGCGATTACCAAGCAGATCGAGTTGCTGATCAAGACATTTGATATCCAGTTTGGGCTGATTCATCCGGAGTACTTCGTGACCAGCGACGGTACCATGTACTTCGGTGAGGTTGCCTACCGTCCACCGGGGTTCAAGGCATTTGAACTGATTGAACGGGCTTATGGATTCAATGCCTACCAGGCCTCCATGCTTGTGTTTGACCCCAAGAGCACCAAAGAAGAGGTCGATGCCTTCTTCCCTCGCGAAGTGGTCGATGCCAAGGGCTATGCAGGCTGTTTTGGTGTCTATCCGAGACGTCGAGTGGTCAGCAGGCTGGAAATGCCCAAAGAGTGCATTGAACATCCTTACTTTGAGTCGCACGAATTGATGGAGCCGACAGAGGAGATGGTACCGGACCGATCTGCTTTCGGCACTCATTGGGGGCTTGTGTTCTTCTTCGGGGATGACCCGATCAAGATGCGAGACTTGCTGAAAGCCCAGGAAGATCTGGATTTCTACGTTTAAAGGCCAATCGGTTAGTCGGTAGCTACCAACTCTCTGAGAAAGGCCGCGCATCCAGCTCGAAAGTCCAGGCTGAGCGTGGCTGGTTGTGTAGCTGCCAATAGATTTCCGCGAGGTCGTCGGGCTCGATAATACCGTCTTCGCCTTTGCTCGCATAAAGCTCTGGCAAAAATTCTGCAGTGGCCTCATTGCGGATGAGGCCATCCACGACCACGGAATCCCTTGCGGGCCCAGTTCCCTCGCCATGCTTTGCGCCAGGGCGCGCAGCGCATGTTTACCGCCGGCAAAGGCTGCAAAGCCGCGCCCGCCGCGCAGGCTGGCGGAGGCGCCGGTGAAGAGGATTGTGCCTTCATTGCGTTGCAGCATTTTCTTTGCGACCCCGCGCCTGCGGGTGACCACAAGGTGGAACCCTTCTCGTGCGAAGCGCCGGGCGATGGCAGAACCGAGGTGGTCTCCAGCCCCGATGATTAGAGCAACTGGTTTGTCTGTTGTTGTCATTTTGCCACCTGCGGTGAGACCGTTATCTTTTGGTTTGAATAATATCGGCGATCTTTTCAGCAATCATGATCGTCGGGGCGTTGGTGTTTCCACCAATCAAAGTCGGCATGATCGAAGCGTCGACCACTCGCAAACCCTCAAGCCCGTGAACCTTGAGGCTCGGGTCAACCACGGCCAGATCATCTATGCCCATCTTGCAGGTGCCTACCGGGTGATAGATCGTATCCGCCCGGTCGCGGATGTGGCGTGTCCATTCCTCATCACTCATGCCGTCGTGAACGCCGAACATTTCGGATTGGCGGTACGGCGAGAGTGCAGGCCCTTCCAGAATCTCCCGGGTGATTTTTGCGCCTTTGATGATTAAGTCCAGGTCGTCTGGATCGGACAGATAATTGGGGTCGATGCCGGGATCCGCCATTGGATCGTCGCTGAGCAGAAAAACGCGTCCCCGGGATTTTGGCCGCAGGTTGCAGACGTGGCAACTGAAGCCGTGCCCCCAATGCAGTTTACGGGCGTGATCCTCTACGATGGAAACTACGAAGTGCAGCTGCAGGTCCGGTTTTTCCTCTCGCGGGTCAGATTTCAGGAATGCCGCCCCCTCTGCAAACGGTGAGGCAATCATACCCGTTCCATCCGTTCGCCATTGCAGGGAATGGCGGAGCATGTTTTTCATGCCCGTTAAACTGAAACCAAAGTTATCGGTATCCGCGGACTTGTAGGCGAGAATGAAGTCCAGATGATCCTGCAGATTGCGCCCGACGCCCGGCAGCTCGTGGACCATGGGAATACCATGAGGGAGGATGTCGTCGGGGTTTCCCACTCCGGATAGCTGGAGTAACTGCGGGGAGCCGAAGGCGCCCGCGGAGAGGATCACCTCACGGTTCGCTGAGACTGTATGGGTTTGTCCCTTGAGGCAATACTCAACGCCTGAAGCACGTTTTCCGGTAAACAGAATTCGGGTCGCACGAGCTCCGGTCACAACCTTGAGGTTGTTGCGCTGTTCCATAATCGGATACAAATACGCCGCAGAGGTAGAGCAGCGTTCACCATTGCGTTCGGTGTCATGAAACTGAGTAACCTCATAGAGGCCAACGCCCTCATTGTCGCCGGTATTGAAATCGTCGCTTGCGGGATAGCCTCGCTCTTTAGCCGCTTCGATAAAGGCTTCGGAAATGGGCCTTGGTGATCGCTGTTTGCAAACATGCAGTGGGCCATCGGCCCCGTGATGTTCATTGGACCCGCCTTCATGGCACTCCGCTTTGCGGAAGTAGGGCAAAACCTCGTCCCATCCCCAGCCGTCGCAACCCAGCTCGGCCCATCTATCATAATCCGCCCTGTGTCCACGCACATACAGCATCGCGTTGATCAGGCTGGAACCGCCCAGCCCCCTGCCTCTGGGCTGGAATCCGCGACGTCCAGCCAGCTCCCGCTGCTGCTCTGTATTGAACGCCCAGTTATTGATCTTGCCATGGCCGGGCATGATCGCGACTACACCAGCTGGTGCGCGGGTCAACAAGTGATCGCCCTTGCCGCCTGCCTCCAGGAGACAGGCGCTGACATCAGGGTTCTCACTCAATCGCGCCGCCATCACAGCGCCAGCCGATCCGCCACCTACAATGATGTAATCGAAAATCATACGGTCCCCAGTTCCTGTTTTTGTTTTGGCTGTACGCTTTTCTGAGCCAGAAAAGGCAGCAGTCAACGAGATGCAGGATCAAGGTTAGACCATTGCTTGGCGGAGTGCCTCTCAGGGGATGGACAGACTGCTGAAAGCATAGGATGCTATGCTGATCCGAGAATAAACAACAAAAGAGGATGTGCAATGGCTTTCGCTGAGGTAGATGGTCAACGGCTTTACTACGAGGACACTGGCGGGACTGGACCGGTTGTGGTGTTCTCGCACGGTCTGCTGATGGACCACGAAATGTTTGCTCCGCAGGTGTCGGCGTTTCGCGACCGTTTTCGTTGCATCACATGGGATGAGCGGGGGCATGGGCACACCGCCGTTGCCCAGCCAGAGCCCTTCAGTTACTACGATTCCGCAGATGACCTTGCCGCACTACTTACGCACCTGGGTATAGAAAAAGCCGTTCTGGTGGGGATGTCTCAAGGTGGCTTCCTGTCACTCCGGTGCGCTCTGACTCATCCGGAGCGGGTGATCGGCCTGGTGATGCTTGATAGCCAGGCAGGTACTGAGCAGGAAGAAAAGCTACCCCTGTACCAGCAACTGATAAGCTCTTTCATGGAGCAGGGGCTGACCCCGGAAGTCGGTACCACCATTGCCAACATCATCCTGGGAAGTGATTACCCTGACAGTGACCATTGGAAGGAAAAGTGGAAAATGATGTCGGCGGCTAACATCGGCAACAACTTCCAGACGCTGGCAAGCCGCGATGACCTGACAGAACGTCTCTCAGACGTTTCCCAGCCCACGCTCATTATCCATGGTGATGCTGACATAGCGATTCCGATGGAGCGGGCACAGATGATGGCGGACAAAATCCCGGATGCCGAACTGGTCGCGATTCCCGGTGCCGGGCATGCTGCAAATCTGTCGCACCCGGATCCGGTTAATCAGGCATTGGATAATTTTCTGGCGCGTTTATTTTCCGAAGGGTAATAGCCCAGAGCCTCAGAGGCCCGGGGCAGGGTGTTGAGCACTAACAGATTGCCGGACTTCAGGCGAAGTCGTAATCACCGCCTTTCTCGAGCGCCTTCTGGTAAGCCGGCCGGGCATGAACGCGTTTGACCCACCCGGTGATGTGAGGCCGGTTCCTGCCGACGATGCCTCTGGCTACGGAGGCCTCAAGCGGGAAGCTCATCTGAATATCCGCCGCGCTCAGGTTGTCACCCAGAAACCAGGTGTTTTTCGCCAGATGGCTTTCCACGAAATCCAGGTGGGCCTTGATCATGGGGCCGATAAACATTTCGTTGGTTTTGTCCGAAATGCCTTTGGCGACGGGCTTGACGAAGAACGGCATTGGGCTGGTCTTTACCTTTTCGAAGACAAGGCGCAACACCAGTGGCGGCATTAATGAGCCTTCGGCGTAATGCAGCCAGTAGGTGTAGTCGAGCCAGGCCTGACCGCCGCTCTCCGGCAGCATGGTGTCTTTGCCGTAGGTATGGGCCAGATATTCAATAATGGCGCCGGATTCGGCCACCACCAGATCACCGTCGGTGATCACTGGAGATTTTCCCAGCGGGTGTACCTTTTTGAGGCTTTCAGGAGCCAGCATGGTCTTGGGATCACGCTGGTAGTGCTTGATCTCGTAGGGAACACCCAGTTCTTCCAGCATCCAGAGAACACGCTGTGAGCGGGAATTGTTGAGGTGGTGGACTGTAATCATGCGCAAGCTCCGTTCGCATTGAAAAATGGTCGGGTGTGAAGAGTAGTCTTCAAAGAGCGTTTTGGTTCACCGCTCAAGGCGATTGAGTGGCTAATGTCGATGGCGCAGCGCAAAGCCGTGGCGTTTGAGCTCTTTGAGAATCTCGGGCACCTTGAAGGGCATTAACGTCCGGGTTGTTTTTAGAAGGCTGATGGCGAGATGCATTCGCTTGTACCAGAGTAACTGGCGAATCTTTTTCTTCATGGGGTGATAGCCTTCCAGGTAAAGCTCGTCAACACGGTCTGCGTTGTTGGTGAGGCTGTAGTCGCTCAGGTCCAGCGGTACTGATATATCGGCGTTTTTCAGCTGCTTGCGGGTGTTGAAGTCGATGCCGATGTTGATGGCGTTGGTGATGACATCGAAGGTGTTGTCCGGTTTCGGGTACCGGCTAACATGGCTGAGATCAACCGCTACTGTAATCCCGGCGCCCATTTTCGCTAAAGGCGAAATGGGGACGTTTTCAACCAGCCCGCCGTCGACCAGGGTTCGGCCATCAATCTCAACCGGTACAAACAGGCCGGGTACCGCCATGGAGGCGCAAACGACATCCGCCAGGTTGCCTTCCCGGAAGATCAACTGTTCGCCGGTTTCGATATCCGTTGCACAGATTGCCAGTGGGATCTCGGCGTCTTCGATCCGGACATCCCCGAGATCCCGGTGGATCATCTCCCGAATGGCGTGGGTGCTGAACAGGCCGCCACGCTCAAAGGTAAAGTTGATGATTTTCGAGAGGTTCAGCGTCGAGCAGATGGAAAGGATGGATTCCGCCGGGCGACCGAAGGCGTAGTAGCTTGCGATCAGTGCGCCTGCACTGGTGCCGGCAATGCAGTGAATCTTGATTTGCTCTTCTTCAAACGCTTTCAGCACACCAATGTGCGCAATGCCCTTTGCCGCGCCGCCCCCCAGGGCCAGGCCGATTCGGGTATTAAATGGGTTGAGTTTCATGGTCGTAGGCCTGTTAACGTTTTCGCGGAGGTAAGCGTTTGAACAAGTCTACCAGAGTAACTGGCGTGATTAATTCAGCAGGATGCCAACGAGCGCGGATCTGCGTTTATCGGGGTAAATTTCGTGGGCTTTTGAGAACAAGTTGGAAATTTTAATTCTTAGAGTTCAAAATATTGGTGTAGCACTTAAGGAGGTAAATTTTCCAACCGACTGCCGGGTTACGCAGTCAAAGGAGTCCTCACATTGGGTGACATCATCAAAGATGATTATCAGACCGACTACGTGGCGGGTCAGGATAATATCGAGAAATTCGGGTTTGATATCCACAACATTGTTTTCCCGTTAACCGCTATCCTGATCGTTGCTTTTGTTGTCGGAACACTCATTTTTCCTTCGGGTGCAAAGGAATTGCTCGATAGCGCCAAGAATGGTGCGATCGCTATCTTCGACTGGGGCTTTCTTCTCAGTGCAAATCTGTTTGTTCTGTTCTGCCTGGCCCTGATTTTCATGCCGGTGGGCAAGATCCGGATTGGCGGTATTGATGCCAAGCCGGAATTCTCCATGCTTTCCTGGTTTGCCATGCTGTTTGCGGCAGGCATGGGCACAGGGCTGATGTTCTGGTCGGTCGCTGAGCCAGTTGCCTATTACACCGACTGGTATGGAACGCCTCTTGGCGTTGAGCCTAACACCGCAGAAGGTGCGCGCCTGGCGATGGGTGCAACCATGTATCACTGGGGTCTGCATCCCTGGGCTATTTACGCGATTGTCGGACTTTCGCTGTCTTTCTTTGCCTTTAACAAGGGCCTGCCGTTAACCATTCGCTCTGCATTCTTCCCGATTCTCGGGGATAAGGTCTGGGGCTGGCCCGGTCATGTGATCGATACTGTGTCTGTTCTGGCGACGATTTTTGGTCTTGCGACCTCGCTCGGCTTTGGCGCCCAGCAGGCCGCATCGGGTATTTCCTATCTGTTTGGTATCGAAGGTGGCCTGAATATTCAGGTGGGTGTGATTGCAGGTGTCACGGCTGTCGCAACCTTATCGGTAATTCGCGGCATTCACGGCGGTGTCCGGATTTTGAGTAACGCCAACATGGTGATGGCGGGGTTGCTGCTCGTGTTTGTGATGTTTGCCGGACCCACGCTGGCGGTGTTCCAGTGGCTCTGGGATACGTCGGTGTCCTACGCATCCAACATGTTTGCTCTCAGCAACCCGTTCGGTCGGGAGGAAGACACGACCTGGTTCCATGGCTGGACAGTATTCTACTGGGCCTGGTGGATTTCCTGGTCACCGTTCGTGGGCATGTTTATCGCGCGGGTGTCCCATGGTCGCACGGTGCGCGAATTTGTCACCGCCGTGCTGATTATCCCCACGATTATCACACTGTTCTGGATGAGCGCTTTCGGCGGCGGTGCCCTCCACCAGGTTCAGAACGACATTGGCGTTTTGGCGTCTGAGGGGCTTACCGAGGTATCGCTGGCGATGTTCCAGGCGCTTGAGAACATTTCATTGTCGGGGATTACATCGTTCATCGGGATCACTCTGGTGTTGACCTTCTTCGTGACCTCCTCGGATTCCGGTTCACTGGTGATCGATAGCATCACCTCAGGTGGTAAGACTGACGCCCCGAAGGCACAGCGGATTTTCTGGGCGGTTATTGAAGGTTCGATTGCCGGGGTGCTGCTGTTTGTAGGCGGTAAAGAAGCGCTGGGCGCGCTGCAGGCCGGCGCCCTGAGTGTTGGGCTGCCCTTTACTCTGGTGCTGTTGGTGATGATGTACAGTCTGT encodes:
- a CDS encoding BCCT family transporter, coding for MGDIIKDDYQTDYVAGQDNIEKFGFDIHNIVFPLTAILIVAFVVGTLIFPSGAKELLDSAKNGAIAIFDWGFLLSANLFVLFCLALIFMPVGKIRIGGIDAKPEFSMLSWFAMLFAAGMGTGLMFWSVAEPVAYYTDWYGTPLGVEPNTAEGARLAMGATMYHWGLHPWAIYAIVGLSLSFFAFNKGLPLTIRSAFFPILGDKVWGWPGHVIDTVSVLATIFGLATSLGFGAQQAASGISYLFGIEGGLNIQVGVIAGVTAVATLSVIRGIHGGVRILSNANMVMAGLLLVFVMFAGPTLAVFQWLWDTSVSYASNMFALSNPFGREEDTTWFHGWTVFYWAWWISWSPFVGMFIARVSHGRTVREFVTAVLIIPTIITLFWMSAFGGGALHQVQNDIGVLASEGLTEVSLAMFQALENISLSGITSFIGITLVLTFFVTSSDSGSLVIDSITSGGKTDAPKAQRIFWAVIEGSIAGVLLFVGGKEALGALQAGALSVGLPFTLVLLVMMYSLFKGLHHERRLLIAEGKM